CGCCGCATCAGGCATTCGCTGGTCCACACGGCCAGGAACGCCATGGTCACCGATATGGCCAGCAGTCGATAAGCATGAACATCCTGGCCAAGTTGAACCGACTGAAAGATGGAAAGGGAGAGGGTGGCGGTCTGGCCGGGAATGTTGCCGGCGATCATGATGGTGGCGCCGAACTCGCCCAACCCCCGCGCGAAGGCGAGGAGAATTCCGCCGATGATTCCACGGGAGGCGAGGGGGAGGGTGATGGTGAAGAAGACGCGGAAATTACCGGCGCCGAGAGTGCGGGCGATTTGTTCGAGGCGCTCATTCACCTGTTCAAAGGCGACGCGCGCCGAGCGAACCAGCAATGGAAAGGACATGACTCCGAGGGCAATCAGCACGCCGCGCCAGGTGAACACGATGTCCA
This genomic stretch from Pedosphaera parvula Ellin514 harbors:
- the modB gene encoding molybdate ABC transporter permease subunit, whose protein sequence is MTGEEWQIVWFTAWVSALSTLVILPFGLALAWLLARYDWPGKSLVETAITLPLVVPPVATGLILLKLFGRHGPIGGFFHDTLHLDIVFTWRGVLIALGVMSFPLLVRSARVAFEQVNERLEQIARTLGAGNFRVFFTITLPLASRGIIGGILLAFARGLGEFGATIMIAGNIPGQTATLSLSIFQSVQLGQDVHAYRLLAISVTMAFLAVWTSECLMRRTRRT